A region of the Chryseobacterium gotjawalense genome:
CGACTGTATTTCGAGAAAGAACAATAATCCGTTCGACTGTTTTATTCAAATTTTAAAAATTAAAAAATGCCGGAAGGACCATTCCTACTTTTTCTGAAAAATAAACTCCAGCGCTATAAAGGAAAAACCATTGCTGAAGTTTCGGGTGACGCCGCAATCGATCACTCTTTGTTTGAAAATGTAAATCTGATCGATATTCAAACTTTCGGTAAGAATTTCCTTTTTATTTTTAAAGGTTTCTTCGTGGCGATTGAAGTTAATTCAGTTGGTAACGTTTTGGTGAACAAACGAAAGAAAATCAACGCTGGTTTTTCATTCCATTTTGAGGAAAATGAAATCAATTTTTATAATTCCGAGCCTACAGTTTATCAGGGAAAACCAACCGATTATTTTAATTTTAAAACAGATATATCAAAACCGGAATTTGATGCTGAATTTGTTTTAAATGAATTACAAGCCAACCACACCGAAGAAAGCATTGGCGAGGCTTTATTAAATCAAAATATTCTTGCAGGTGTCGGACCGGTCATCAGAACTGAAACTTTATACCACGCCAAAATTCATCCTGATAGTTTGATCAAAGCTATTCCGGAGAAAAAAATAATATTTCTCCTGAAAATGGTCGTGGATTACGCCGAAGAAATCCTGACCTTATTAAAAACAGACAGCGTAGAAAAAAATGCCTTAATTTTTGAAAAGAAAATCTGCCCGAAAGATAAAACTCCAATTTTAATTGAAGAAGTGGGAAATATGAAAACGTATGTTTGTCCCAAGTGTCAGAAATTATTCAAATAAAAAAATCCTGCGTTGTGCAGGATTTTACGTTAAGTCTTTTTTCTCTTCAAGAGAAATTCTTTAAACTTTATGAGTCAAAACTTTTGTGACTGTTGTGGTTAAAAAACTTCTTGTTAAACTTCCAGTGTCACCACATTACGCCTTGTAAAGGTTCTCCTCAAAAAGACCTTCCACAGACCAATATCTTTCGCCAGTATCGTAATTAAAGGTTAAAATCCTGGAGCCTTCCGGAATTTCTGCCAGTTTTTTATTAATCGCTGCGAGCGAAGCGCCTGTAGAAATTCCACCTAAAATTCCTTCTTCGCCGGCCAGTCTTTTTGTAAAGGCAAAAGCTTCGTCTTTTTCTACCTGAATTGTTCCATCTAATATTGCGGTATTCAAAACTTTTGGAACAAAGCCAGCGCCAATTCCCTGCAAAGGATGCGATCCGGGAGCTCCTCCTGAAATCACGGCTGAGTCTTTCGGTTCAACCGCGAAGCTTTTTAAATTGGGAAAATTCTGTTTCAAAACTTCAGTGACACCGGTAATGTGACCGCCCGTTCCAACTCCGGTGATGAGGTAATCAAAGCCTTCTGGGAAATCATTCAGGATTTCCTGAGCTGTTGTTTTTACATGAATTTCCGGATTGGCGGGGTTCTCAAACTGCTGCGGAATCCAGGAGTTTTCTATTTCATTGGCCATTTCCGTCGCTTTGGCAATGGCGCCTGAAGTTCCTTTTTCTTTCGGCGTGAGAACAAATTGAGCGCCGTATGAACTCATCAGTTTTCTGCGTTCAACGCTCATGCTTTCAGGCATCACCAAAACGAGTTTGTAGCCTTTTACCGCGCAGACCATGGCTAAACCAACACCGGTATTTCCTGAAGTGGGTTCAATAATTAAAGTGTCCTTATTGATTTTTCCTTCTTGCTCCGCTCTTTCAATCATTGCCAAAGCGATCCGGTCTTTTAAACTTCCGCCGGGATTTTGTCTTTCTAATTTCATCCAAACCTCTACGTTGGAGGGGAAAATTTTATTGATTTTCACGATCGGTGTATTTCCGATGGCTTCTAATATGGTATTCAATTTCATAACTGATTTTTTTTGGTTAGTATTTGTGTTCGTAATTGTTATTAATCGTAAAATGATGGTATTCAGATACTGAAAATGATCGGTTCATTCCCCGGGAATTTATTTTTTACCGTGACCTGTCCTTTATGGAAAACCACCGAATTCGGGGCAATGCTTTCTGTAATCCAGACGTTTCCGCCAATCAGCGCATTTTCTCCGATGACCGTATCGCCACCGAGAATGGTGGCGTTGGCATAAATGACCACATGATCTTCAATCGTCGGGTGCCGCTTGGTATTCTGTAAATTTTTAGTCACCGAATGTGCGCCCAAAGTAACGCCCTGATAGATTTTCACATGATTTCCAATAATTGTTGTTTCACCGATGACGATTCCTGTACCGTGATCGATAACGAAATTATTACCAATTTCTGCTCCCGGATTGATGTCGATTCCGGTTTTACTGTGGGCAAATTCGGTCCATATTCTTGGGATTAACGGAACATTGCTTTTGTAGAGTTCGTGGGCGAAGCGATATACTGCGATGGCGAAAAAGCCCGGATAAGAAAACATGACCTCTTCGATGCTTTTTGCGGCAGGGTCGTTATCAAAAATTGCCTGGGCATCTTTTTCGAGAGATTCGTAGATTTTGGGGAAACTTTCAAAGAAAAGTTCTGTTTCGGGACTTTCTTTATCATCCGTAACCGAATAGAGGATTTCTTTAAACTCATTTTTAAAATGATTCAAACGCATTTGGATGTCACTAAGTTCCGAACACCGCTGATATTCCAGAAAAAATATAAAGCGGAAAAAGCTGTCGATGAAATGTTCGATCTTCTTTTTATCAAGGTCATATTTTCGGTGGGCATAACCCTCATGTAAGCGTTTAGAAAAATCCATTCGGTATTTATATTTGAACAAACTTACAGCATAAGCTTTGCCAAACAGGTTGATCTACGGTAATAAATAAAATAAAGATCATCATCGGGCTCAAAAAGGAACTTTAATAACTTCAAAAATTGGTCAAAACTTTAACATTTCGTAAATTTGAATTCTCAAGGAAATGTTTAGAATAGGAAAATAATAGCCACAAAAATTACAAAAGTTTTATTTCTTTTAAGATTTTCAAAAGTATCTCAAGCAGTATGAAAAGAGCTTTCTCATTTTGCAGACTTTTGAATTGCTTATTTTCAGTATTTTCTTTTGGTACTTATGCGGTAGAAACAGAAATTGACCGATGAAAACGCAAGTTTTCTTATCATAAATAATAAATTAATAAATATGAAAACGCAAGTTTCCATACCATCATTAAAAATCAATAAATAAATAGATATGAAAGTTACCGTAGTTGGAGCAGGAGCAGTTGGCGCAAGTTGCGCAGAATACATTGCGATGAAAAATTTCGCGGCAGAAGTTGTTTTAGTAGATATTAAAGAAGGTTTCGCAGAAGGAAAAGCCATGGATTTAATGCAAACCGCTTCTCTGAATGGATTCGATACCAAAATTACAGGAACAACCGGAGATTACAGCAAAACCGCTGGGTCAAAAGTGGCCGTAATTACTTCAGGAATCCCAAGAAAACCAGGAATGACCCGTGAGGAACTGATCGGGATCAACGCAGGAATCGTGAAAGAAGTGACTGCAAACTTGGTAAAGCATTCACCAAACGTAATCATCATCGTGGTTTCTAATCCAATGGATACGATGGCCTATTTGGTTCACAAAACTTCTGGTTTACCAAAAAATCAAATCATCGGAATGGGTGGAGCACTCGATTCTGCACGTTTCAAATACAGATTGGCAGAAGCTTTGGAATGCCCAATTTCTGATGTGGATGGAATGGTAATCGCTGCTCACAGTGATACGGGAATGCTTCCTTTGATGAGCAAAGCAACCAGAAACGGCGTTCCGGTTACTGAATTCTTAAGTGCAGAACAACAAAATTATGTTGAAGAAGAAACCAAAGTTGGTGGAGCAACATTAACGAAATTATTAGGAACTTCCGCTTGGTACGCACCAGGGGCAGCGGTTTCTGTAATGGTACAGGCAATTCTTTGCGACCACAAAAAAATGATTCCGTGTTCATTAATGTTAGATGGTGAATATGGTGAAAGCGATATCTGTTTAGGTGTTCCTGCAATTATCGGTGCCAACGGTGTTGAAAAAATCGTGGAAATCAGTTTAACTGATGCTGAAAAAGAAAAATTCGCTACGGCAGCAAAAGCAGTAAGAGAAGTGAATGGAGATTTAAAATTCTAAGAAATTTCTGAAAATATATTGAAAGCGCATCTTGAAAAAGGTGCGTTTTTTTATTGGTTTAAAACAGCAATGATTCTTCATTATTAAATTGAAAATACGACTTCTGAAAAAGCTCAAAAAAGATAAACACCGAGAACATGCCGCCCGCAGTTTTTGTAAATATTCCAGATCTGCTTGTAAACCTAAACCCCAAAACCTTTCAGATGATGAAACGTTTTTAAAATCTGATAAGAAACATTACCTTTACCAAAGCTAAAAATTTATTAAATGTTCAGAAAAATTCAGATTATTGGGATTCTTGCGCTTTCCACTTTTTCGTTGAATGCACAGAAAAATAGATCAACACAACTCGAAAGACCCAAACTTGTGGTTGGATTAGTCGTCGATCAGATGCGTTGGGATTTTCTCTACCGCTATTATGAAAAATATGGGAATGACGGTTTCAAAAGATTGTTGAGTCAGGGTTATTCCCTCAATAATGTCCACATTAATTATATTCCGACCTATACGGCAATTGGTCACACTACGATTTATACCGGTTCTGTTCCTGCAATTCACGGGATTTCAGGCAATGACTGGTTTGATAAAACGACCGGCAAGAATGTTTACTGTACCGGAGATGACTCGGTAAAGCCGGTTGGTACCACCGATGCTAAAGTCGGCAGTCATTCACCAAAAAATTTGTGGTCAACGACTATTACAGACGAACTTCTGTTGGCTACCAATTTTAAAGCGAAAGTGGTAGGCGTTTCTTTAAAGGATCGCGCGTCGATTCTTCCTGCCGGCCATAATCCTACGGGAGCTTATTGGTTCGATGATACCACCGGAAATTTTGTAACAAGTTCTTATTACAGGAACGAATTACCAAAATGGGTCAATGATTTTAACAGTCAGAAAATGGGAGATCAACTGGTAAAAAACGGCTGGAACACTTTGCTTCCTATTGCCGAATATACTGAGAGCTCACCGGATAATTCTCCCTGGGAAGGGCTTTTGGGAAGTGCCAAAACATCGACTTTTCCTTACAGTAATTTAGCGGCAGATTATCAAAATAAAAAAGACAACATCCGTTCTACGCCTTTCGGAAATACTTTAACATTTAAATTAGCAGAAGCTGCCATCAAAGGAGAGCAACTGGGCGCTGATGCCATTACCGATTTCCTCGCCGTCAACCTGGCTTCTACCGATTATGCGGGACACAAATTCGGCCCGAATTCTATTGAAGTTGAAGATGTTTATCTGAGATTAGACCGGGATTTGGCAGATTTCCTTAAATATTTGGATCAAACAGTTGGCAAGGATCAATATACCGTTTTCCTTTCTGCAGATCATGGCGGCGCGCATTCCGAAGGTTTTATGGAAGAACATAAAATGCCGACCGGTTTTTATGGAGAGGACAATAAGGAATTTAATAAACAGTTAAAAGATAAATTTAACGTCGATAAATTAATTACTAAAATAACCAACAATCAGGTGTATCTGGATGACCAATTAATGGCGGATCATAAACTGGATGCAGAACAGGTGAAGCAATATCTAATCGATATTCTGAATAGAGACAAATCGGTCTTATTCGCAGTTGATATGAAAAAAGCAGGTTCGTCCTCTGTTCCGGAACCGATTAGAACGCGGATTGTGAATGGCTACAACTGGCAGAGAAGTGGCGATATTCAGGTGATTTACCACGATTCCTGGTTGCCAAGTTATTCGAAACTGGGCACTACGCACGGCTCGTGGAATTCTTATGATTCCCATATTCCTTTAATTTTTATGGGTTGGGGAATTAAAAGCGGCGAGAGCAATAAAGATTACAATATGACCGATATCGCACCCACTTTGTCTGCATTATTAAGAATCCAGTTCCCAAGTGGAAATATCGGAAACCCGATTGTAGAAGCGATTGGGAAATAAGTTTTAAATTCTTAAATTCAGTATCAATATAAAACCGCTTTTGGGCGGTTTTTTTTGGTCTGAAAAAATACTTTTGAACTGAAAATGTCCTCTTTTCTTTTGTCTCTTTTGCGGTAGAAATTTTTTGTCATGTATTAAAAAAAACACACTACAAAAACATGGCTCTTTGTGGTTTAAAAAAAAGACTGATTTTGTAACCAGTCTTCTCTATGTTTAAATAAAATTATTTATTTCTGTTCGGCGGATAATTTGCCATGATCTCAGCAACAATTTCCGGAATCTGTTTTTGTTTCGCTTTTGGTGAATCTACCGAAATCCCACTTCCTATTCCCTGCCAAACCAGTTTTTGGGTTCTTGCATCAATTAAATCCACAATCAAAGCACCTTGCGTGTAATTCTGTGTCCAGGTTCTGTTCATTCCCATTCCCCAACCGAAAGGTCCGCCCCAGCCATAGATTCCGTAAGGGCTTGAAGACTGAATGTCCTGAATTTTTTTATGGTTGGCTTTTACATTCACAATCAAGTCCGGAGTTTCTGAAACACTCAACCCTTTGGTTTGCAATTGTTTCGAAACTTCATTCAGTACCCGGTCTTTATCAATATCGTTTAGTTTCAAATCGTCGATTCTTAATTTATACGTTTTGTAAAGATTGAAATTGGCAGTTGCAGCATAATCAGATTTTACCTGAAAAGGACTGCAAGAAGCAAGTCCCAGTGTGGCAGAAGCCAGCAGCAGTAAGATAAGTTTTTTGCTCATGACGTTATGTTTTTGTTTTATTTTAATTTAAAAAAAAGTTTAGTTTTATATCTCAGTCGCCCAAATATCATTAGTCACGTCCCAAATCTCTTTGTCTCAGGTTTAACAATCTTTTTAAACGTATCCGTTTTCTTATCATAACCATAGGGACAATGTTTACAACCGCTTTTGCAGCAATAACCTCGTTTTAAGTGGAATGTTTCCGTGAAAACCTTATAACCCTGTTCGTTATAATAAAAGTCCTCATGTTCTTTGATGATTTTCTGGTGCATAAGTTAAATCAGATTTCCCGAAATGAATATCTTTGTTTCATGATTGTGATTTGCCAAAGACTTCTCAAAAATACGAAAATTTCAGGGATTACTCTTTTCCCGTTCATCATTCTGAGAAAGCCGGAATATAAGCACGATCCCATTCTCATCAATCACGAAAAAATCCATCTGAGACAGCAATTGGAACTTTTAATTATTTTTTTTTATTTCTGGTACGTGATCGAGTATTATTATTGGTTTTTCAAACTGAAAAATCACGATCTCGCCTACCGATCCATTTCCTTCGAACGCGAAGCCTACGCTATGGAAAACAATTTGAATTATTTGGAAAACAGGAAACGCTGGAGTTTCTGGAAATATATTTTGGAGTAATTATTTACTTAGGCGCACATTTGACTTCATCAAATAGGTAAATGATATTTTTTTGGGCGCCTGTTTCCGCCCTCCGTTCCCGCTTTTTTGTTCGTCGTGCCTCCTCACAAAAAGAGCTCCACTCAGGTCGGGGCGCAGATTGGGTGTGAAATGAAATTTATTTTAGAAGCCTGGAGGTTTAGTTTTATAGATTTTTAAATTAATCTGTTGCTATTAGGCTTAATTTTATTGGATTTATGGTGTAATATTGCATGATTTATCTTTAACTATATACATAGTTTTCTTTAATTAGTATACTCATTCAATTATTTCCCCGAAATTTGCGCCATGAAAATCCCTGCAATTTCAATTCCCATTGTCGAAATCCCTTTAGAAAAAAACATCCGGCTTTTTCTGAAAAGAGAAGACCTCATTCATCCACAGATTTCAGGGAATAAATACTGGAAATTATTTTATAATATCAATTCCTATTTAGAGCAGAACCCGGCAGATCCTTTCCTGATTACTTTTGGTGGCGCTTTTTCCAATCACATTGCAGCAGTTGCCGCTTTGGGAAAAGAAGGTCATTTAAAAACTGTAGGAATTATCCGGGGGGAAGAACTTCAGGATAAATGGCAGGAAAATCCAACCTTGAAACTCGCGCAGGAAAACGGTATGGATTTTCGGTTTGTGACGCGCGAAATGTACAGAGACAAAGAAACTTTAACCCAAATTTTAGAAAAAGAATTTCCCCAGGCTTTGATTATCCCGGAAGGTGGAACCAATGAACGCGCTGTGCAAGGCATAAAATACATGCTCACAGAGGAAACAAAAAGTTTTGATTATCTTTGCACCGCAGTCGGAACAGGCGGAACAATCGCCGGAATTTCGAAGTATGCGGGAAAGAAACAGCAGGTTTTGGGTTTCAAAGCAGTAGATGACCAGTCCTTATATAATAAGGTGTCGGAACTTTCTACCAGAAATAACTTTCAACTGATTGAAGCGCACGATGGAAAGTACGGTAAAATAACCGACGAAAATATCCGTTTTATCAATGACTTTAAACAAAAGTTTGGTATTCAGCTCGACCCGGTTTATACCGGAAAGATGATGAAGAAGCTTTTCGAAATGATTGAAAAAAAGGAGTTTCCGGAAGAGAGCAGGATTCTGGCTTTTCATACCGGTGGCTTGCAGGGGATATTTGGAGCTAATGAATTGCTGAAAAAACAAAACCGTGAACTGATTAGATTTTAAACCACATAGATTTAACCACAAGCATGTGAAGATGTTCAAAATATAAGTTCATAAAGATGATCTTATTGAATGAAAATTAAAACGAAACTTTGTGACTTTATGGTTCATCACGCAATCAGTTTAAAAGTCCTTAAATATAATATATGAAGAAAATATTTTTTGCTCTTGCATTAATATTATTTGCAAAATTCAACGCCCAAGGTTGGAAGACGGATGAGCAATACATTCAGAAATTTGCGACCTACGCCGTCGAAGAAATGGAAAAATTTAAAATTCCGGCTTCAATTACTTTAGCACAGGGACTTCTGGAAACCGGTGGCGGACAAAGCCGGCTCGCACAACAGGGAAATAATCATTTCGGCATCAAATGTAAAGAAGATTGGAACGGAAAAACCATGACACATACTGATGATGCGCCGAATGAATGTTTCCGGGTTTATGATGATCCGCGGGATTCTTACGAAGATCATTCAAAGTTTTTAGCGTACAGACCGTATTACGTGAATCTTTTCAAACTCGACATGATGGATTATAAAGCGTGGGCACATGGTTTGAAAAAAGCCGGCTATGCGACGAATCCAAGATACGCCTATATTCTGATCGATAAAATTGAAAAAAATAGACTCTACGAATTCGATAAAACCAATTCCAAAGAAGTGCTGTATGCTGTTTTAAAAATGTATCCTGATTTAAAGAATGACCGTATTTTTATGGCGCAGCTGGATCAGAGCGGAATTACCGGTAAACCAGTCACCGTAAAGGTTCCGTACGAACAGACCTCTTATGCAAAACAGCAGAAAAATGTAGAGAAAATAGTCTCAAAGGCAGAAACCTTACAGTCAATTTTAATTAAAAGTCATCCTAATGGCGGTAAGAAATTCGTAATTGTTCCTGAAGATATTGATTTGGCCGCAATTTCTAAAAAATTCCAGATTACAGAAAATACGCTGATGAAATGGAACGAGCTCGACGGAACTCAATTAAAAAGAAATGACATT
Encoded here:
- a CDS encoding DUF5522 domain-containing protein, giving the protein MHQKIIKEHEDFYYNEQGYKVFTETFHLKRGYCCKSGCKHCPYGYDKKTDTFKKIVKPETKRFGT
- the cysK gene encoding cysteine synthase A codes for the protein MKLNTILEAIGNTPIVKINKIFPSNVEVWMKLERQNPGGSLKDRIALAMIERAEQEGKINKDTLIIEPTSGNTGVGLAMVCAVKGYKLVLVMPESMSVERRKLMSSYGAQFVLTPKEKGTSGAIAKATEMANEIENSWIPQQFENPANPEIHVKTTAQEILNDFPEGFDYLITGVGTGGHITGVTEVLKQNFPNLKSFAVEPKDSAVISGGAPGSHPLQGIGAGFVPKVLNTAILDGTIQVEKDEAFAFTKRLAGEEGILGGISTGASLAAINKKLAEIPEGSRILTFNYDTGERYWSVEGLFEENLYKA
- a CDS encoding glucosaminidase domain-containing protein; the encoded protein is MKKIFFALALILFAKFNAQGWKTDEQYIQKFATYAVEEMEKFKIPASITLAQGLLETGGGQSRLAQQGNNHFGIKCKEDWNGKTMTHTDDAPNECFRVYDDPRDSYEDHSKFLAYRPYYVNLFKLDMMDYKAWAHGLKKAGYATNPRYAYILIDKIEKNRLYEFDKTNSKEVLYAVLKMYPDLKNDRIFMAQLDQSGITGKPVTVKVPYEQTSYAKQQKNVEKIVSKAETLQSILIKSHPNGGKKFVIVPEDIDLAAISKKFQITENTLMKWNELDGTQLKRNDILFLEHKSSTGNVATYKAQVGESMHDIAQKFGIKLKKLYSKNRMDYGQQPTSGQLIYLQSKKPKK
- the epsC gene encoding serine O-acetyltransferase EpsC — protein: MDFSKRLHEGYAHRKYDLDKKKIEHFIDSFFRFIFFLEYQRCSELSDIQMRLNHFKNEFKEILYSVTDDKESPETELFFESFPKIYESLEKDAQAIFDNDPAAKSIEEVMFSYPGFFAIAVYRFAHELYKSNVPLIPRIWTEFAHSKTGIDINPGAEIGNNFVIDHGTGIVIGETTIIGNHVKIYQGVTLGAHSVTKNLQNTKRHPTIEDHVVIYANATILGGDTVIGENALIGGNVWITESIAPNSVVFHKGQVTVKNKFPGNEPIIFSI
- the pafA gene encoding alkaline phosphatase PafA, with translation MFRKIQIIGILALSTFSLNAQKNRSTQLERPKLVVGLVVDQMRWDFLYRYYEKYGNDGFKRLLSQGYSLNNVHINYIPTYTAIGHTTIYTGSVPAIHGISGNDWFDKTTGKNVYCTGDDSVKPVGTTDAKVGSHSPKNLWSTTITDELLLATNFKAKVVGVSLKDRASILPAGHNPTGAYWFDDTTGNFVTSSYYRNELPKWVNDFNSQKMGDQLVKNGWNTLLPIAEYTESSPDNSPWEGLLGSAKTSTFPYSNLAADYQNKKDNIRSTPFGNTLTFKLAEAAIKGEQLGADAITDFLAVNLASTDYAGHKFGPNSIEVEDVYLRLDRDLADFLKYLDQTVGKDQYTVFLSADHGGAHSEGFMEEHKMPTGFYGEDNKEFNKQLKDKFNVDKLITKITNNQVYLDDQLMADHKLDAEQVKQYLIDILNRDKSVLFAVDMKKAGSSSVPEPIRTRIVNGYNWQRSGDIQVIYHDSWLPSYSKLGTTHGSWNSYDSHIPLIFMGWGIKSGESNKDYNMTDIAPTLSALLRIQFPSGNIGNPIVEAIGK
- a CDS encoding 1-aminocyclopropane-1-carboxylate deaminase/D-cysteine desulfhydrase; protein product: MKIPAISIPIVEIPLEKNIRLFLKREDLIHPQISGNKYWKLFYNINSYLEQNPADPFLITFGGAFSNHIAAVAALGKEGHLKTVGIIRGEELQDKWQENPTLKLAQENGMDFRFVTREMYRDKETLTQILEKEFPQALIIPEGGTNERAVQGIKYMLTEETKSFDYLCTAVGTGGTIAGISKYAGKKQQVLGFKAVDDQSLYNKVSELSTRNNFQLIEAHDGKYGKITDENIRFINDFKQKFGIQLDPVYTGKMMKKLFEMIEKKEFPEESRILAFHTGGLQGIFGANELLKKQNRELIRF
- a CDS encoding malate dehydrogenase, which gives rise to MKVTVVGAGAVGASCAEYIAMKNFAAEVVLVDIKEGFAEGKAMDLMQTASLNGFDTKITGTTGDYSKTAGSKVAVITSGIPRKPGMTREELIGINAGIVKEVTANLVKHSPNVIIIVVSNPMDTMAYLVHKTSGLPKNQIIGMGGALDSARFKYRLAEALECPISDVDGMVIAAHSDTGMLPLMSKATRNGVPVTEFLSAEQQNYVEEETKVGGATLTKLLGTSAWYAPGAAVSVMVQAILCDHKKMIPCSLMLDGEYGESDICLGVPAIIGANGVEKIVEISLTDAEKEKFATAAKAVREVNGDLKF
- a CDS encoding DUF4136 domain-containing protein; this translates as MSKKLILLLLASATLGLASCSPFQVKSDYAATANFNLYKTYKLRIDDLKLNDIDKDRVLNEVSKQLQTKGLSVSETPDLIVNVKANHKKIQDIQSSSPYGIYGWGGPFGWGMGMNRTWTQNYTQGALIVDLIDARTQKLVWQGIGSGISVDSPKAKQKQIPEIVAEIMANYPPNRNK